One genomic segment of Rubripirellula amarantea includes these proteins:
- a CDS encoding polysaccharide lyase: MQQITPRHHLVANLAPASSYPNPRSIRDQLPSIARNAIRCTCLAAMLLCMSSSASAQEIFDLNFSKYDEEQSYTRDDLDADWNEPIWEDGIREGWVNIVGPEEAFRGRGKALSIDFPAGSVGPKQGGAQWQMRWDQPATMVRLRYRVKFGEGFDFVRGGKLPGLAGGTAPSGSKPADGYNGWAARMMWRTDLSGTPGDPVQHSAKLMQYVKHPTSGSKLDGKQEDKLYWRDQDDEDIEIVAGKWYRITSLVKLNDVGRANGIILGWLDGKRMLAERGIEFRYTDDLKIDMFYFTTFFGGSTSAWAASKDETIYFDDFNIEIRQ; the protein is encoded by the coding sequence ATGCAACAGATCACTCCACGGCATCACCTGGTTGCCAACCTGGCCCCTGCTTCGAGCTATCCCAATCCACGCTCGATTCGTGATCAGCTTCCGTCGATCGCTCGCAATGCAATTCGCTGCACTTGCTTGGCAGCGATGCTTCTTTGCATGTCGAGTTCCGCCAGTGCTCAGGAGATCTTCGACTTGAACTTTAGCAAGTACGACGAAGAACAAAGCTACACGCGTGACGATTTAGACGCCGATTGGAACGAACCGATTTGGGAAGATGGCATTCGCGAAGGGTGGGTGAACATTGTCGGACCCGAGGAAGCATTTCGCGGTCGTGGCAAAGCACTGTCGATTGATTTTCCGGCCGGCAGTGTAGGCCCTAAACAAGGTGGCGCTCAGTGGCAAATGCGTTGGGATCAACCGGCAACGATGGTTCGCCTTCGCTATCGAGTTAAGTTCGGTGAGGGTTTTGATTTTGTTCGCGGCGGAAAATTACCCGGCCTCGCTGGCGGTACTGCACCTTCGGGTTCGAAACCCGCCGATGGGTACAACGGTTGGGCGGCGCGAATGATGTGGCGAACAGATCTAAGCGGAACGCCTGGGGATCCGGTTCAACATAGCGCTAAGTTGATGCAATACGTGAAGCATCCCACTTCAGGATCCAAACTTGACGGCAAGCAAGAGGACAAGTTGTATTGGAGAGACCAGGATGACGAGGACATCGAGATCGTGGCGGGAAAGTGGTACCGAATTACCAGTTTGGTCAAGCTCAACGACGTCGGTCGTGCCAACGGCATCATCCTGGGGTGGTTAGACGGAAAACGAATGTTGGCCGAACGAGGGATTGAGTTTCGATACACGGACGACCTCAAGATCGACATGTTCTACTTCACCACGTTCTTTGGTGGCAGCACATCGGCCTGGGCTGCCTCAAAAGACGAAACGATCTACTTCGACGACTTCAACATCGAAATTCGGCAATAG
- the trxA gene encoding thioredoxin produces MASDAVKEFTDDNFDSEVLQSDAPVLVDFWAPWCGPCRQIAPMIDELASENPGVKIGKINIDDNPGIAQKFGISSIPTLLVFKGGEVSESFVGVRPKSALQEALDSSIA; encoded by the coding sequence ATGGCCTCCGACGCCGTTAAAGAATTCACTGACGACAACTTTGACTCGGAAGTTCTGCAGTCCGACGCGCCTGTGCTCGTCGATTTCTGGGCTCCCTGGTGCGGTCCCTGCCGTCAAATCGCTCCGATGATCGACGAACTTGCCTCGGAAAATCCGGGCGTCAAGATTGGCAAGATCAACATCGACGACAATCCTGGCATTGCTCAAAAGTTTGGCATCAGCAGCATTCCTACGCTGCTTGTCTTCAAGGGTGGCGAAGTATCTGAAAGCTTCGTGGGAGTTCGTCCGAAGTCGGCGCTTCAAGAAGCGCTTGACTCGTCGATTGCTTAA
- a CDS encoding NUDIX hydrolase — protein sequence MDDLAFNESLPNHLPEWLGDDGRSANQPSSPAWPRRSLRFKPTSRVARSRLAPQLAYGRHRGPAPHHVREAAVLVAIYRDSKLGWTIPLTMRPPTLSHHGGQISLPGGRIEKGESVLQAAKREYEEELGLPPEMISICGNLTPQYVYASNHRVSSIVAVIQPPPHPWQPDPAEVADVVLLPLAHLLRRHPLSRKLVSRRIQPVLSNLEDTGAPREFTFFAPAYLISQRSGENAAESPSGVNHEIWGATAIILDELARRIRLGLERMLH from the coding sequence GTGGATGACCTTGCCTTCAACGAATCTCTGCCCAACCACTTACCCGAGTGGTTGGGTGACGATGGCAGATCGGCGAACCAACCGAGCTCGCCTGCCTGGCCTCGGCGTTCGTTGCGTTTCAAACCCACATCGCGTGTCGCACGCAGTCGGTTAGCGCCCCAACTCGCCTATGGACGTCATCGCGGACCAGCGCCGCATCACGTCCGCGAAGCAGCCGTCTTAGTCGCGATCTACCGTGATTCCAAATTGGGGTGGACGATCCCACTGACCATGCGTCCGCCAACGCTGTCTCATCATGGGGGACAAATATCGTTGCCGGGTGGACGGATTGAAAAAGGCGAGAGTGTTCTTCAAGCCGCCAAGCGAGAATACGAAGAGGAATTGGGGTTACCGCCCGAGATGATTTCGATCTGTGGGAATCTGACGCCTCAATATGTGTACGCCAGCAACCACCGCGTGTCATCGATTGTTGCCGTCATCCAACCGCCGCCTCACCCATGGCAGCCCGATCCGGCGGAAGTCGCAGACGTGGTTTTGCTACCCTTGGCTCATTTGCTAAGACGTCACCCGTTGTCTCGAAAACTGGTTTCGCGGCGGATACAGCCGGTATTGAGCAATCTAGAAGATACCGGGGCACCACGCGAATTTACGTTTTTCGCGCCTGCCTATTTGATTTCTCAACGAAGCGGTGAAAATGCTGCTGAATCTCCCAGTGGTGTAAACCACGAAATATGGGGAGCCACGGCAATCATCTTGGACGAACTGGCCCGCCGAATCAGGCTAGGTTTGGAACGGATGTTGCATTAA